From Cannabis sativa cultivar Pink pepper isolate KNU-18-1 chromosome 8, ASM2916894v1, whole genome shotgun sequence, a single genomic window includes:
- the LOC115698641 gene encoding PLASMODESMATA CALLOSE-BINDING PROTEIN 5, which translates to MAKGFDYRRLIILSLLLTTHCLPLSGASIKAQNGVVSMELWCVAKNNAEDSALQSALDWACGPGGADCSPIQQGGPCYDLSDVQTMASFAFNNYYLKNGMTDDACNFDNTAALTSLNPSHDKCRFPSSLAVSNGSRPSQSTAVGLGPSEDMSGCDLVTLHWFWPLLIGSLLFFCTTYYS; encoded by the exons ATGGCGAAAGGCTTCGATTATCGTCGGCTGATTATACTCTCACTCCTACTCACCACCCACTGTCTCCCACTGTCCGGCGCCTCGATCAAGGCTCAGAACGGCGTCGTTTCCATGGAGCTGTGGTGCGTAGCCAAGAACAACGCCGAGGACTCGGCCCTCCAATCGGCTCTGGATTGGGCCTGTGGACCTGGAGGCGCCGACTGTAGCCCAATCCAGCAAGGCGGTCCCTGCTATGACCTCTCCGATGTACAGACAATGGCTTCCTTCGCTTTCAACAATTATTATCTCAAAAACGGCATGACCGACGATGCTTGTAACTTTGACAACACCGCCGCACTCACTTCCTTAAACCCAA GTCATGATAAATGCAGATTCCCATCCAg TTTGGCAGTGAGCAATGGAAGTCGTCCAAGTCAATCAACAGCGGTCGGGTTGGGGCCTAGTGAAGACATGAGTGGCTGCGACCTAGTGACTCTGCATTGGTTTTGGCCACTTTTGATAGGCAGTCTTTTGTTTTTTTGCACCACTTACTACTCATAG
- the LOC133029039 gene encoding E3 ubiquitin-protein ligase ATL41-like, protein MSSSGRVTPRILNDDDDHHRAWYRPHNNSYDFSSKIMLTAIISLSIVVIFVLFLHLYARYVLRRQAQRRRQALHHLGLSMTEARSAAEPQQPKTGLEPSVIASLPVFTFNNGSEQERSSLSNNNECAVCLSNLEEGEMARLLPNCNHTFHAECIDKWLSSQSTCPICRTEAEPRPRPEPEPRESVAAPPTAPPLERLGSMSSCINVEGTTSESAKISNNGSSSRFSFRRMLSRDRSSQRIQPNCVQEDHVILHDDLERQ, encoded by the coding sequence ATGTCGTCCTCCGGCAGAGTAACACCGAGGATTCTAAACGACGACGATGATCACCACAGGGCATGGTATCGTCCCCACAATAACAGCTACGATTTCAGCAGCAAGATCATGCTTACAGCCATAATCTCTCTCTCAATCGTAGTCATCTTCGTTCTCTTCCTTCACCTCTACGCTCGCTACGTTCTCCGCCGCCAAGCCCAGCGCCGCCGCCAAGCGCTGCATCATCTAGGCTTGAGCATGACCGAAGCCCGTTCCGCAGCCGAGCCGCAACAACCAAAAACAGGGCTCGAACCCTCTGTCATCGCGTCTTTGCCAGTATTCACTTTCAACAACGGTTCAGAACAAGAGAGAAGTAGTCTTAGTAATAATAATGAGTGCGCAGTTTGTCTAAGCAACTTGGAAGAAGGTGAAATGGCTAGGCTACTTCCCAACTGTAACCACACTTTTCACGCCGAGTGTATAGACAAGTGGCTGAGCTCCCAGTCGACCTGTCCGATTTGCCGAACCGAAGCAGAGCCGAGGCCAAGGCCAGAGCCGGAGCCGAGGGAGAGCGTGGCTGCGCCACCTACGGCTCCGCCTCTTGAGCGGTTGGGTTCAATGTCTTCGTGCATTAATGTGGAAGGCACCACATCTGAGTCTGCTAAGATAAGTAATAATGGCAGTTCGAGCAGGTTTTCTTTTCGAAGAATGCTTAGTAGGGATAGATCATCTCAAAGAATTCAGCCTAATTGTGTTCAAGAAGATCATGTTATACTTCATGATGACCTTGAACGACAGTGA